The genomic window TGCGGGGTCGGGAATATAAGAGTCAACGGCATCCATCAGAGCCCAGACTTTGTCAACCCACTCATTTTCACCACGTTGGGTTTTGGGGTTGCCAGCCATAGCTTCCATGGCTTTGAAGCCAGAACCAGCTACGATAGGAATATCATCGCCGGGGAACTCATATTCGTTCAGCAGTTCGCGCAGTTCCATTTCAACCAACTCGATCAGCTCAGGGTCATCTACCTGGTCGATCTTGTTGAGGAAGCAGACCATGCTGGGAACGCCAACCTGACGGGCCAAGAGGATGTGTTCACGGGTCTGGGGCATGGGGCCGTCAGAAGCAGACACAACCAGAATCGCGCCGTCCATCTGAGCTGCACCGGTAATCATGTTCTTGATGTAGTCAGCGTGTCCGGGGCAGTCAACGTGAGCATAGTGACGTTTTTCGGTTTCATACTCAACGTGGCTGGTATTGATGGTGATACCACGCGCTTTTTCTTCGGGGGCATTGTCAATCTGGTCATAGCCGCGTGCCACGCCGCCACCTGCTGCTGCCAGCGCCATGGTAATAGCTGCTGTCAGAGTGGTTTTGCCGTGGTCAACGTGGCCAATGGTGCCAATATTGACGTGCGGTTTATTACGTTCAAATTTTTCTCTCGCCATACTGAATCTCCTAGGTCACAATATAATTTGTTATTTAACTTATATTTAACTTGGCCTAAATATCAATTTTAATCAATTTTAGGCCAGATGTCTATACCTTTGCTTTGCCAGATGCGTACACAACGGCTTCAGCGACATTCTTGGGAACTTCGGCATAATGAGAAAACTCCATGCTGAAGGTTCCGCGCCCCTGGGTCATGGAGCGTACATCGGTTGCATAGCCAAACATCTCAGCCAGCGGTACCGACGCGTGAATTTTCTGGAGGCCACCATCTTCGGCTTCCATGCTCTTGAGTTCGCCACGACGACGGCCTTGCAGGTCGCCCATGACATCCCCCATGTTATTTTCGGGCACAATGACTTCCAGACTCATACGCGGCTCCAACAGGTAAGGATTGGCTTTGCGCATGGATTCTTTAAAACCCATTGAACCGGCAATCCGGAAGGCCATATCTGAAGAGTCCACTTCGTGGAAGGAGCCGTCATACAGGGTGACCTTGATGCCAATGGCGGGGAATCCAGCCACAACACCTGAGGTCATTGCATCACGCATGCCACCTTCAACGGCGGGGATATATTCCTTCGGAATGACACCACCGACAATTTCGCTGACAAATACAAAGTCTTCTTCAGACTCGGCAGGCAGGGGTTCCATACGAACACGGATGTGTGCATATTGACCACGACCACCAGATTGTTTAACGAACTTGGTTTCATTTTCAACTTTGCTGCGAATGGTTTCGCGGTAAGAAATCTGGGGCTTACCAACGTTACAGCCTACGTTGAACTCACGGACCAGACGGTCGGCGATGATTTCAAGGTGAAGTTCACCCATGCCGGAAATAATCGTTTCGCCTGTTTCATGATCCACTTTCACGCGGAAAGTGGGATCTTCTTCAGCCAGACGTCCAAGGGCAGCAGACAGTTTGTCGCGATCCGCCTGGGTTTTGGGCTCAACAGCCACAGAAACAACGGGCTCAGGGAAGACCATGCTTTCAAGGATGACGGGTTTGTTTTCGTTACAGAGGGTGTCCCCTGTGGTGGTGTTGCGCAGGCCAATGGCTGCGGCCAAATCACCGGCATAAACCGCGTCAATTTCAAGACGTTGATCCGCACGCATCTGTACCAGACGGGAAATGCGCTCTTTATGGCCTTTGGTGGAGTTGTAGACATAGCTGCCCTTTTCCAGGGTGCCAGAATAGCAACGGATAAAGGTCAGTTTACCGATAAAGGGATCGGTAATGATCTTGAACGCCAAAGCAGAAAAGGGCTCGTCATCTTTGGGATAGAGCAGAACTTCTTCGTCTTCTTTTGACATGTCCTGTACAGGAGGCACGTCAAGGGGAGAAGGCAGATAGTCGAGAACCGCGTCGAGCAGGAGCTGAACGCCTTTGTTTTTAAAGGCGGTTCCGCAGAATACAGGGGTCAGCTTGGTGGCGATAACGGCTTGGCGCATGGCTTTTTTAAGCTCATCTACGCTGATTTCTTCGCCTTCCATATATTTGGTCAGCAAAGCGTCATCTTGTTCAGAGGCTGCTTCGATCAATTCTTCGCGATATTTTTCAACATCTTTCAGCATATGCTCAGGAATGGGCAGTTCGCGGATATCTTCGCCGAGGTCATCATAATAGCCATAAGCTTTTTGGGTGACCAAATCGACAATACCGAAAAACTCTTCATTCTGGAAAATGGGCAGTTGAGCAGGAATAGCCCGGTCGTTCAGGCGTTCGCGTACTTTTTCGAAGGCGCGTACATAGTTGGCGCCGGGACGGTCCATTTTATTGACGAAGATAATGCGGGGAACCTTATAACGGTTGGCCTGGCGCCAGACGGTTTCAGATTGGGGTTGTACACCGGCTACCGCGCAGAGTACGCCCACCATGCCATCGAGTACACGCAGAGAGCGTTCTACTTCAACGGTGAAATCCACGTGACCAGGGGTATCAATGATATTGATACGGTGATTTTTCCACTCAGATGTAATCGCAGCGGAGGTAATGGTGATGCCGCGTTCACGTTCCTGAACCATATAATCTGTTACGGCAGTACCATCGTGAACTTCACCGATTTTGTGTACCATGCCGGTGTAATAGAGAATACGTTCGGTGGTGGTGGTTTTACCGGCGTCAATATGGGCAACAATCCCAATATTGCGGACGGTATCAATTTTTACTTTCCTAGACATATAAGTAACTTCTGTATCCTTGTCGCTTAATAACGGTAATGCGCGAAAGCACGGTTGGCATCTGCCATTTTGTGTGTGTCTTCACGCTTTTTGACGCTGGCACCCGTATTGTTGTGGGCATCCATAATTTCTGCAGACAGTTGGTCGATCATGGATTTACCATTGCGTGCACGTGCGTGCTTGATTAACCAACGCAGGGCCAGGGCGGTACCGCGCTCCAGGGAAACTTCAATCGGCACCTGATAGGTTGCGCCACCCACACGACGGGGTTTGACTTCAATCATGGGACGAATATTGCTCAAAGCCTGCTCAAAAACTTCAATGCCGGGTTTGTTCAGCTTTTCTTCGGCGCGAGACAGGGCTTTGTAAACAATGTTTTCAGCCACGGTCTTTTTACCGCGCATCATCATGCAATTGATGAATTTGGAAAGAACTTCACTGCGGTATACGGCATCAGGTGCAGGAATCCGCTTTTTGATTTTCGCTCTTCTGGGCATAGGATCACCTTTTCACTACTTTTTCGCTGCTGTTTTGGATTTTTTGGGCGGCTTCGCACCATACTTGGAACGGCCTTGGGCACGGTTGGCTGCGCCATTGGTATCCAGGGTTCCACGCACGATGTGATAACGCACACCAGGCAAGTCTTTTACACGGCCACCGCGAATCAAGACCACAGAGTGTTCCTGGAGATTGTGACCAATCCCGGGAATATATGCGGTTACTTCGATTTTGCTGGTCAAGCGGACACGAGCCACTTTGCGCAGGGCGGAGTTCGGTTTCTTCGGTGTCATGGTGAACACACGGGTGCACACCCCTCTACGTTGAGGGCACTGCTTTAAAGCGGGTGACTTGGATTTATAGGTCACCGCTTTTCTGGGTTTCCGGATTAACTGATTGATTGTAGGCAAGAGAGTCCCTCCTCACTGGTTTAGAAAGCTTTAAATTCAGGATAAATCGGAATAATGAAAACAGTATATTCAGGAAACGAAGTATACCAATAGAATTGAGGCGATGTCTACCATATTCAGCGGCTTTGCGGGAAAAAAAGTGATCCTGATCTCTTTCAGCTCTCGAAAGAGATCCTAGTGCCTTAAATTTTTTCAAAAACAAGCCAATAAAAGGCTTTCTGCCAGACTTATGTGCACATGAAGGCCATTTTAACTGCCTATTTTAACTTGTACTTTAAGCCCGTCTCTTCAATTTTTTGACGAAGATCCTGTAAAGATTCTTCAAGTTCAGAAGTGGGAAGTTCTGCTTTGTTCTGAATTTGGCTGACCAGAAAATCCACTTTGGCAAGAATGGCTTCGGTTTTCTGGGTCTCAATCACCAGGCTGTTGCGCAGGTGATCGAGCAGGTGGTTGACTTCTTCGGCCAGCTCCTGCAATTCGTCATCGGTGCGCAGAAAAACGCGCAGACTCAAATCTTTTTCATCGATAATCTGGCGGAAGCTTTTCTCGATCTTGTAGATCGGGCCCGCGATTTTATGGGTAAAGAGAATACTGATACCCGCCACCAGAACGACAAAGCCTATTGCCAGCAGGAGCAGGTATATAAGTGAAAAGCCCGGTGTGCCATTTTTCAACAGGGGGGCAATCAATGAAAGAATAACCCCCAGATTTAGGCCCACGCCAATCGCCAATACAAACATAAACGCGTATTTGGTCTGAAGGTCGGGTTTTACAAAATACTGCGTACGACGGTAGGCGCGCTCAGCCATTCTTTACCTCATCCTATCCATTGCTCATGGTAAAAACTTTACCACTTTTTTTATGCAGATTGCCGGTGCTGTCATAGCCAAAAATATAATATTTATCATTGTTTGAGATCGGTTGGTAGGTCACCATGCCAGCAGGGCCCGTGGTGCCCACATAATCGATCGCCCATTTTCCGCTTTCGACATTGCCACGGGCATTGTTATAGGGGTTTGTCATGATTTTGTTGTAATTTTTGTTTGTGGCTTCATGGCCTAAGGTTAAAAGATTTTCAGGGTAGATCTTGTTGTCAATATGGTAGGTTTCCAACATAATGCGCAAAGCCCGCGCATTGCTTTCCATTGCAGAGTCTTTGGCGCGGTCTTTG from bacterium (Candidatus Blackallbacteria) CG13_big_fil_rev_8_21_14_2_50_49_14 includes these protein-coding regions:
- the tuf gene encoding elongation factor Tu, yielding MAREKFERNKPHVNIGTIGHVDHGKTTLTAAITMALAAAGGGVARGYDQIDNAPEEKARGITINTSHVEYETEKRHYAHVDCPGHADYIKNMITGAAQMDGAILVVSASDGPMPQTREHILLARQVGVPSMVCFLNKIDQVDDPELIELVEMELRELLNEYEFPGDDIPIVAGSGFKAMEAMAGNPKTQRGENEWVDKVWALMDAVDSYIPDPARDVDKPLLMAVEDVFTITGRGTVATGRIERGRCKVGEEVEIVGLGDTRKTVVTGVEMFRKTLDEGLAGDNVGILMRGISKDDVERGQVVAKPGSIKPHNHFNAQVYVLKKEEGGRHTPFFPGYRPQFYVRTTDVTGECKLPEGVEMVMPGDNIEMVVVLQKPVAIEEGMRFAIREGGRTVGSGVVTSILADIKEEE
- the fusA gene encoding elongation factor G, producing the protein MSRKVKIDTVRNIGIVAHIDAGKTTTTERILYYTGMVHKIGEVHDGTAVTDYMVQERERGITITSAAITSEWKNHRINIIDTPGHVDFTVEVERSLRVLDGMVGVLCAVAGVQPQSETVWRQANRYKVPRIIFVNKMDRPGANYVRAFEKVRERLNDRAIPAQLPIFQNEEFFGIVDLVTQKAYGYYDDLGEDIRELPIPEHMLKDVEKYREELIEAASEQDDALLTKYMEGEEISVDELKKAMRQAVIATKLTPVFCGTAFKNKGVQLLLDAVLDYLPSPLDVPPVQDMSKEDEEVLLYPKDDEPFSALAFKIITDPFIGKLTFIRCYSGTLEKGSYVYNSTKGHKERISRLVQMRADQRLEIDAVYAGDLAAAIGLRNTTTGDTLCNENKPVILESMVFPEPVVSVAVEPKTQADRDKLSAALGRLAEEDPTFRVKVDHETGETIISGMGELHLEIIADRLVREFNVGCNVGKPQISYRETIRSKVENETKFVKQSGGRGQYAHIRVRMEPLPAESEEDFVFVSEIVGGVIPKEYIPAVEGGMRDAMTSGVVAGFPAIGIKVTLYDGSFHEVDSSDMAFRIAGSMGFKESMRKANPYLLEPRMSLEVIVPENNMGDVMGDLQGRRRGELKSMEAEDGGLQKIHASVPLAEMFGYATDVRSMTQGRGTFSMEFSHYAEVPKNVAEAVVYASGKAKV
- a CDS encoding 30S ribosomal protein S7 produces the protein MPRRAKIKKRIPAPDAVYRSEVLSKFINCMMMRGKKTVAENIVYKALSRAEEKLNKPGIEVFEQALSNIRPMIEVKPRRVGGATYQVPIEVSLERGTALALRWLIKHARARNGKSMIDQLSAEIMDAHNNTGASVKKREDTHKMADANRAFAHYRY
- a CDS encoding 30S ribosomal protein S12, with the translated sequence MPTINQLIRKPRKAVTYKSKSPALKQCPQRRGVCTRVFTMTPKKPNSALRKVARVRLTSKIEVTAYIPGIGHNLQEHSVVLIRGGRVKDLPGVRYHIVRGTLDTNGAANRAQGRSKYGAKPPKKSKTAAKK